In a genomic window of Bordetella petrii:
- a CDS encoding phage neck terminator protein, whose protein sequence is MDAQNAIFELAEHVAADVPVIFRDGNGKRPGRPYITLKVTPAARLPVHLGAVDDSGGQQVSAHREAGVELQYFGDDAFQALDEISLRLGFPSIVDFANGLDLAVFDVGDVQDIPVPRDKARFEPRAVLDLRVRYTGTQIDTVGTLEGVEIGGSLSGGITEVPAIEIPAAAP, encoded by the coding sequence ATGGACGCGCAAAACGCCATCTTCGAGCTGGCCGAGCACGTGGCCGCAGACGTGCCAGTCATATTCCGTGACGGCAATGGCAAGCGGCCGGGCCGGCCCTACATCACGCTGAAGGTCACGCCGGCCGCCCGGTTGCCCGTGCACCTGGGCGCTGTCGACGACAGCGGCGGCCAGCAGGTGTCCGCGCACCGGGAAGCTGGCGTCGAACTGCAGTACTTCGGCGACGACGCCTTCCAGGCACTCGACGAAATCAGCCTGCGGCTGGGCTTTCCCAGCATCGTGGACTTCGCCAACGGTCTGGATCTGGCCGTCTTCGACGTCGGCGATGTCCAGGACATTCCGGTGCCGCGCGACAAGGCGCGCTTCGAGCCGCGGGCCGTCCTCGACTTGCGCGTGCGCTACACCGGAACCCAGATCGACACCGTCGGCACGCTGGAAGGCGTCGAGATCGGCGGCAGCCTGTCCGGCGGCATCACAGAGGTGCCGGCCATCGAAATTCCCGCCGCGGCGCCCTGA